In one Oryzias latipes chromosome 13, ASM223467v1 genomic region, the following are encoded:
- the LOC101162061 gene encoding G2/mitotic-specific cyclin-B2 isoform X2 yields MARTGFCDSKPLLDLHKKADERRVPLRARANACAPTDRRQPAETDESRMAPVKMETESRWERRLSAQTNESIILGFHVDSRASSAETVADECVEKPVLLYPHGLQGLHSLDALVPSLLRHEVEMALEKLDLICDRTFAWDLFLDMMRTQTQNSFPNADLPRHFTDSTRAILVDWMVQELLHFQEDTLYLAIHLLNHSLRQLKVTTANLQLLGMVCLLIAAKKEESLLPEVSDLCSLMDHAYTKRQLLRMERRLLCALKFDLSHSPPLHFLLLFAAVARCSAMMVWMARYLLELSLQEAQCVVFLPAQLAGAALCLARHVLQESPTPEGEAAWCLTSSIHVGSQTILLRIMQILATAASRVQTHENSATFIKFSSPERMHVSRHPGLRNPAGLLGVCSSQAPLKGTKLHL; encoded by the exons ATGGCCAGGACTGGGTTCTGCGACTCCAAGCCCCTGTTGGACTTACACAAGAAG GCGGATGAAAGGAGAGTCCCACTGAGGGCCCGGGCGAACGCGTGCGCGCCAACAGACCGGCGGCAGCCCGCAGAGACGGACGAGTCCAGGATGGCCCCGGTTAAAATGGAAACGGAGAGCAGATGG GAAAGGAGGTTGTCAGCTCAAACGAATGAGAGCATCATCCTGGGATTCCATGTGGACAGTAGGGCGAGCTCTGCTGAAACTGTGGCtg ATGAATGTGTTGAGAAGCCGGTGCTGCTTTACCCTCATGGGCTGCAGGGTCTTCACAGCCTGGATGCTCTGGTTCCCAGCTTACTGCGTCATGAGGTGGAGATGGCGCTTGAGAAACTGGACCTCATTTGTGACAGGACTTTTGCCTGGGATTTGTTTTTGGACATGATG AGAACTCAAACGCAGAACTCTTTCCCAAATGCTGACCTCCCTCGTCATTTCACTGATTCTACCCGAGCAATCCTGGTGGACTGGATGGTACAA GAGCTGCTGCATTTCCAAGAAGACACCCTGTATTTGGCCATTCACCTCCTCAACCACTCCCTGCGACAGCTCAAGGTCACCACAGCAAACTTGCAGCTCCTCGGAATGGTTTGCCTCTTAATTGCAGCGAAAAAAGAGGAGAGCCTCCTCCCAGAG GTGTCTGATCTCTGCAGCTTAATGGACCATGCCTACACGAAACGCCAGCTGCTGCGAATGGAGCGCCGACTCCTTTGTGCGCTGAAGTTTGATCTATCTCACAGCCCCCCTTTgcatttcctcctcctcttcgccGCGGTTGCCCGCTGCAGCGCCATG ATGGTGTGGATGGCCCGCTATCTGCTGGAGTTGTCTCTCCAAGAGGCCCAGTGTGTGGTGTTTCTACCCGCCCAGCTGGCTGGAGCAGCCCTCTGCTTGGCTCGCCATGTTCTCCAGGAGTCTCCAACCCCTGAAGGAGAGGCTGCCTGGTGTCTGACCTCCAGCATCCATGTTGGCAG TCAAACCATTCTTCTAAGGATCATGCAGATTCTAGCCACTGCTGCTTCCAGGGTCCAGACCCATGAGAACTCTGCTACTTTTATTAAGTTCTCCTCCCCAGAGAGGATGCATGTTAGCAGACACCCAGGTCTGAGGAATCCTGCTGGTCTGTTAGGTGTATGCTCTTCACAAGCCCCTCTTAAAGGAACCAAATTACACTTGTGA
- the LOC101162061 gene encoding G2/mitotic-specific cyclin-B2 isoform X1, whose product MARTGFCDSKPLLDLHKKADERRVPLRARANACAPTDRRQPAETDESRMAPVKMETESRWERRLSAQTNESIILGFHVDSRASSAETVADECVEKPVLLYPHGLQGLHSLDALVPSLLRHEVEMALEKLDLICDRTFAWDLFLDMMRTQTQNSFPNADLPRHFTDSTRAILVDWMVQVHELLHFQEDTLYLAIHLLNHSLRQLKVTTANLQLLGMVCLLIAAKKEESLLPEVSDLCSLMDHAYTKRQLLRMERRLLCALKFDLSHSPPLHFLLLFAAVARCSAMMVWMARYLLELSLQEAQCVVFLPAQLAGAALCLARHVLQESPTPEGEAAWCLTSSIHVGSQTILLRIMQILATAASRVQTHENSATFIKFSSPERMHVSRHPGLRNPAGLLGVCSSQAPLKGTKLHL is encoded by the exons ATGGCCAGGACTGGGTTCTGCGACTCCAAGCCCCTGTTGGACTTACACAAGAAG GCGGATGAAAGGAGAGTCCCACTGAGGGCCCGGGCGAACGCGTGCGCGCCAACAGACCGGCGGCAGCCCGCAGAGACGGACGAGTCCAGGATGGCCCCGGTTAAAATGGAAACGGAGAGCAGATGG GAAAGGAGGTTGTCAGCTCAAACGAATGAGAGCATCATCCTGGGATTCCATGTGGACAGTAGGGCGAGCTCTGCTGAAACTGTGGCtg ATGAATGTGTTGAGAAGCCGGTGCTGCTTTACCCTCATGGGCTGCAGGGTCTTCACAGCCTGGATGCTCTGGTTCCCAGCTTACTGCGTCATGAGGTGGAGATGGCGCTTGAGAAACTGGACCTCATTTGTGACAGGACTTTTGCCTGGGATTTGTTTTTGGACATGATG AGAACTCAAACGCAGAACTCTTTCCCAAATGCTGACCTCCCTCGTCATTTCACTGATTCTACCCGAGCAATCCTGGTGGACTGGATGGTACAAGTTCAT GAGCTGCTGCATTTCCAAGAAGACACCCTGTATTTGGCCATTCACCTCCTCAACCACTCCCTGCGACAGCTCAAGGTCACCACAGCAAACTTGCAGCTCCTCGGAATGGTTTGCCTCTTAATTGCAGCGAAAAAAGAGGAGAGCCTCCTCCCAGAG GTGTCTGATCTCTGCAGCTTAATGGACCATGCCTACACGAAACGCCAGCTGCTGCGAATGGAGCGCCGACTCCTTTGTGCGCTGAAGTTTGATCTATCTCACAGCCCCCCTTTgcatttcctcctcctcttcgccGCGGTTGCCCGCTGCAGCGCCATG ATGGTGTGGATGGCCCGCTATCTGCTGGAGTTGTCTCTCCAAGAGGCCCAGTGTGTGGTGTTTCTACCCGCCCAGCTGGCTGGAGCAGCCCTCTGCTTGGCTCGCCATGTTCTCCAGGAGTCTCCAACCCCTGAAGGAGAGGCTGCCTGGTGTCTGACCTCCAGCATCCATGTTGGCAG TCAAACCATTCTTCTAAGGATCATGCAGATTCTAGCCACTGCTGCTTCCAGGGTCCAGACCCATGAGAACTCTGCTACTTTTATTAAGTTCTCCTCCCCAGAGAGGATGCATGTTAGCAGACACCCAGGTCTGAGGAATCCTGCTGGTCTGTTAGGTGTATGCTCTTCACAAGCCCCTCTTAAAGGAACCAAATTACACTTGTGA
- the LOC101155451 gene encoding RAC-beta serine/threonine-protein kinase encodes MNEVSVVKKGWLHKRGEYIKTWRPRYFILKTDGSFIGYKEKPEVSGDHSLPPLNNFSVAECQLMKTERPRPNTFVIRCLQWTSVIERTFHVDSNEEREEWMRAIQAVTNSLKSQQQDEEPMEIKFGSPSDSSGTEEMEIAVSKSCTKVTMSDFDYLKLLGKGTFGKVILVKEKATGMYYAMKILRKEVIIAKDEVAHTVTESRVLQNTRHPFLTTLKYAFQTHDRLCFVMEYANGGELFFHLSRDRVFTEDRARFYGAEIVSALEYLHSRDVVYRDLKLENLMLDKDGHIKITDFGLCKEGVTDGATMKTFCGTPEYLAPEVLEDNDYGRAVDWWGLGVVMYEMMCGRLPFYNQDHERLFELILMEEIRFPKNLAPEAKALLAGLLKKDPKQRLGGGPDDAKEVMTHKFFISINWQDVIDKKLVPPFKPQVTSETDTRYFDDEFTAQSITITPPDKYDSIDPEDSDQRTHFPQFSYSASIRE; translated from the exons ATGAATGAAGTTAGTGTTGTTAAAAAAGGATGGCTCCACAAGAGAG GTGAATACATTAAGACGTGGCGTCCACGTTACTTCATCTTAAAGACTGATGGCTCCTTTATCGGGTACAAGGAAAAGCCTGAAGTGTCTGGTGACCACAGCCTCCCGCCTCTCAACAACTTCTCTGTCGCAG AATGTCAGCTGATGAAGACGGAGCGACCCAGGCCCAATACGTTTGTCATCCGATGCCTGCAGTGGACCTCGGTTATCGAACGAACGTTCCACGTAGATAGCAACGAGGAGAG GGAGGAGTGGATGCGGGCGATCCAGGCGGTGACAAACAGCCTCAAGAGTCAACAGCAGGATGAGGAACCCATGGAGATCAAATTTGGCTCACCGAGCGACAGCAGCGGCACAGAGGAGATGGAGATCGCTGTGTCCAAGTCTTGCACAAAAGTG ACAATGAGTGATTTTGATTATCTAAAGCTTCTGGGCAAAGGGACTTTTGGGAAAGTGATCCTGGTGAAGGAGAAGGCCACAGGGATGTACTACGCCATGAAAATCCTCCGCAAAGAAGTCATCATCGCTAAA GACGAGGTGGCACACACAGTGACAGAAAGCAGGGTCCTCCAAAATACAAGGCACCCCTTTTTAACG ACACTAAAATATGCATTTCAAACACATGACCGGCTATGCTTTGTGATGGAATACGCAAATGGAGGAGAG CTATTCTTTCATTTATCCCGGGACAGAGTCTTCACAGAAGACAGGGCGCGGTTTTACGGGGCAGAAATCGTTTCAGCGCTCGAGTACCTACATTCCCGTGATGTTGTTTACAGGGACTTAAAG CTTGAGAATCTCATGTTAGACAAAGACGGCCACATAAAGATCACCGACTTTGGGCTGTGTAAAGAGGGGGTCACTGACGGAGCCACCATGAAAACCTTCTGTGGAACCCCCGAGTACCTGGCACCAGAG GTGCTGGAGGACAATGACTATGGCAGAGCGGTGGACTGGTGGGGCCTGGGGGTAGTGATGTACGAGATGATGTGCGGTCGGTTGCCATTCTACAACCAGGATCACGAGCGCCTGTTTGAGCTTATCCTCATGGAGGAGATCCGCTTCCCCAAGAACCTGGCCCCAGAGGCCAAGGCCCTGCTGGCAGGCCTGCTGAAAAAGGATCCCAAACAAAG GCTCGGAGGTGGGCCAGACGACGCCAAAGAAGTGATGACTCACAAGTTCTTCATCTCAATCAACTGGCAGGATGTTATTGATAAAAAG CTCGTTCCCCCCTTCAAGCCCCAGGTCACATCAGAAACAGACACCCGCTACTTTGACGACGAGTTCACGGCACAGTCGATTACAATAACTCCTCCAGACAAGT ATGACAGTATAGATCCAGAGGATTCAGATCAGCGCACACACTTCCCTCAGTTCTCCTACAGCGCCAGCATTCGGGAATGA
- the dhx40 gene encoding probable ATP-dependent RNA helicase DHX40: MESKNLPIYHQKSKLVQAVRENSFLIVSGETGSGKTTQLPQYLYEAGFCKDGNIGITQPRRVAAITVAQRVAQEMQCSLGKEVGYQVRFDDFTSPSTVVKYMTDGCLLREVLADPGLSAYGVIILDEVHERSLNTDILLGLLKKVFSNPSTATKGRSFPLKVVVMSATLETDKLSVFFNDCPVFTIPGRVFPVTCKFGTAVGPKDLESTGYVKEVVKVALNVHTTEMAGDILVFLTGQVEIERACDLLFEKAESIDYRYDVYDQTVEGLLILPLYGSMPTDQQKQIFQPPPPGIRKCVVATNIAATSLTINGIKYIVDSGFVKQLNHNSRVGLDVLEVVPISKSEACQRAGRAGRTSAGKCFRIYTAEFWEKCMPEYTVPEIQRTSLTAVILTLKCLGIHDVIRFPYLACPEERFILEALKQLYQFDAIDRRGRVTKLGELMVEFPLHPGLTRALLKAASLGCQDLLLPVAAMLSVENIYIRPGEPEKQKEADTRHKALAAKTGSMNDFALLLTVFQSCKSSDRPSAWCKDNWIHWRALKSAFSVETQLREILLRLQQKRDFPVETFDGNKSELFRQCLCTGYFTNVARRSVGKVFCTMDGHGSMVHIHPSSSLFDQEAELNWVIFHDVMVTSRVYIRTVCPIRYEWVKDLLPKLHEVDVYELSSVARQEVTDDEMKKWETKEAAKRQQDVLNEDAMKKLEKRNNEATVSDARARYLERKKQREQSKAL, from the exons ATGGAATCAAAGAATCTGCCAATATATCACCAGAAAAGCAAATTAGTCCAGGCCGTCAGGGAAAACTCGTTCTTGATAGTTAGTGGAGAGACTGGAAGTGGAAAGACGACACAACTTCCACAGTATCTTTATGAAGCGG gtttttgcaaagatggcaaCATCGGCATCACTCAGCCTCGCAGGGTGGCTGCCATCACAGTGGCCCAGAGGGTAGCTCAGGAGATGCAGTGCTCTCTGGGAAAAGAAGTTGGATACCAAGTACGCTTTGATGACTTCACGTCACCA AGCACGGTGGTGAAGTACATGACAGACGGCTGTTTGCTCCGAGAGGTGCTCGCAGACCCTGGGCTCTCTGCCTACGGCGTTATCATTCTGGATGAAGTCCACGAACGCAGCCTCAACACA GACATTCTGCTGGGCTTATTGAAGAAGGTCTTCTCCAATCCTTCTACGGCCACCAAAGGCAGGTCTTTCCCCCTGAAGGTGGTGGTGATGTCTGCTACCTTGGAAACAGACAAACTGTCAGTTTTCTTCAACGACTGTCCTGTTTTCACTATTCCTGGAAGGGTGTTCCCTGTTACCTGCAAGTTTGGGACAGCTGTTGGACCCAAGGACCTAGAAAGCACTGGTTATGTCAAAGAG GTGGTGAAGGTGGCTCTGAATGTTCATACCACTGAAATGGCTGGTgatattttggtgtttttgacag GCCAAGTAGAGATTGAGCGCGCGTGCGacctgctgtttgaaaaagcagaGAGCATCGATTATCGCTACGATGTGTACGACCAAACGGTGGAGGGCCTTCTCATCCTCCCGCTGTATGGATCCATGCCCACTG ATCAGCAGAAGCAGATTTTTCAGCCCCCGCCTCCAGGAATAAGGAAGTGTGTCGTAGCCACTAACATTGCAGCAACGTCCTTGACTATAAATGGCATAAA GTATATTGTAGACAGTGGCTTTGTGAAGCAACTCAACCACAACTCCAGGGTGGGCTTGGATGTGTTGGAGGTTGTTCCTATTTCAAA GAGCGAGGCGTGTCAAAGAGCCGGCCGGGCCGGAAGAACTTCTGCTGGCAAATGTTTTCGGATCTACACGGCCGAGTTCTGGGAGAAGTGCATGCCTGAGTACACGGTCCCTGAGATCCAGAGGACCAGCCTGACTGCAGTGATTCTCACTCTCAAGTGTCTTGGCATTCATGATGTCATCAG GTTTCCTTATCTGGCCTGTCCCGAGGAGAGATTTATCCTGGAGGCACTGAAGCAGCTCTATCAGTTTGATGCCATTGACAG GAGAGGGAGAGTGACTAAGTTGGGGGAGCTGATGGTGGAGTTCCCGCTGCACCCCGGCCTGACCCGGGCTCTACTTAAAGCCGCCTCGCTCGGCTGTCAGGACCTGCTGCTCCCCGTGGCCGCCATGCTGTCTGTGGAGAACATCTACATCAGGCCAG GTGAGCCTGAAAAGCAGAAGGAGGCGGACACCAGGCACAAGGCGTTGGCTGCTAAAACTGGCAGTATGAATGACTTTGCTCTGCTCCTCACAGTGTTCCAGTCTTGTAAATCCAG TGACAGACCATCGGCATGGTGTAAGGACAACTGGATCCACTGGAGGGCGCTAAAGTCGGCCTTTAGTGTGGAGACTCAGTTGCGAGAGATTCTGCTCCGCCTCCAGCAA AAAAGAGATTTCCCTGTGGAAACTTTTGATGGTAATAAAAGTGAGCTCTTCAGGCAATGTCTGTGCACAGGATACTTTACAAATGTCGCCAGAAG gtctGTTGGAAAAGTGTTCTGCACCATGGATGGCCATGGATCCATGGTGCACATTCATCCATCGTCGTCG CTGTTTGACCAGGAGGCGGAGCTGAACTGGGTCATTTTCCATGATGTGATGGTGACCTCCAGGGTCTACATCCGGACGGTGTGTCCGATCCGATACGAGTGGGTGAAGGATTTGTTACCGAAGCTTCATGAAGTGGACGTCTACGAGCTGAGCAGCGTTGCAAGACAGGAAGTTACTGATGATGAGATGAAGAAATGGGAGACCAAAGAGGCAGCAAAAAGACAACAAG ACGTCTTAAATGAAGATGCGatgaagaaactggaaaaaagaaataatgaagCCACAGTCAGCGATGCTCGAGCTCGCTATTTGGAACGAAAGAAGCAAAGAGAACAGAGCAAAGCCCTCTGA
- the LOC101157350 gene encoding zona pellucida sperm-binding protein 4 isoform X1, producing the protein MNCLDFILLALNFLSLKCPKCDAWTDSRFDQTALYSSAKDNPVVCYDDLVSVHLSKEQFSNLPLTIYIQGTDERGGYYQAAAIASHCHYFFGETHTSVILTVAFHGCFVKRQESTTSLTVVIVAPVDGGVPEIVHSMKVVCDIKKTETKFPDMLKEFFCNKNGFSITIPRNATDPPLNLDAIWIPSDPNHNCKPLKRSFDALTYSFPFTDCGTQSKIANGNITYWITIEVKRYPQRGVIIRDTPFRLTVKCSFALTQMTQLGFDVQQSKADYPSVLKNKGVLRTEMRFAKDSSYRSFYSSGDPPTVAELGQLVFVEVFLKHQDEDLVLLLDDCWATPTEDPHDPYRWNLLVKGCPFSGDSHRTVLLPVSKEEVKSPSLHKWLVVKLFSFVKPSTFENLVYFHCNVEICKGPNCTQSCSNDNRKLRGISPEQWQRNFPSVVSGGPLLYLQ; encoded by the exons ATGAACTGTTTGGACTTTATTTTGCTGGCCTTGAATTTTCTGTCACTGAAATGTCCAAAGTGTGACGCCTGGACTGATTCAAGATTTGACCAAACAGCTTTATACAGCTCTGCCAAAGATAATCCAGTGGTTTGCTACGATGATCTTGTGTCCGTTCATCTATCAAAAGAGCAGTTTAGTAATCTCCCCTTGACCATTTACATCCAAGGTACCG ATGAGCGTGGAGGATATTATCAAGCTGCAGCTATTGCCAGTCACTGCCACTACTTCTTTGGAGAAACGCACACCTCTGTCATCCTAACGGTTGCCTTCCATGGTTGTTTTGTGAAAAGACAG GAAAGCACGACCAGTCTCACAGTGGTGATTGTTGCACCTGTGGATGGAGGCGTACCTGAAATCGTTCACTCCATGAAGGTTGTCtgtgacataaaaaagacaG agacAAAGTTTCCAGACATGTTAAAGGAGTTcttctgcaacaaaaatggcttcaGCATTACTATTCCCAGGAATGCAACAGACCCACCTCTGAACCTGGATGCAATATGGATTCCTTCTGACCCAAATCACAATTGTAAACCCCTGAAAAGATCCTTTGATGCCCTCACTTACAGCTTTCCGTTCACTGACTGTGGTACTCAGTCAAAG ATTGCAAATGGAAACATCACGTACTGGATCACCATCGAGGTGAAACGATACCCGCAGAGAGGCGTAATCATTCGAGACACACCGTTTCG ccttaCTGTGAAGTGCAGCTTTGCACTGACTCAAATGACACAACTGGGTTTTGATGTTCAGCAAAGTAAAGCTGATTATCCATCAGTACTGAAGAACAAAGGAGTACTACGCACTGAAATGAGGTTTGCCAAAG ACTCTTCCTATAGATCCTTTTATTCCTCTGGTGACCCTCCAACAGTAGCTGAGCTTGGTCAACTGGTTTTTGTGGAGGTGTTCCTCAAGCACCAAGACGAGGACTTGGTTTTGTTATTGGACGACTGCTGGGCGACACCGACTGAAGACCCACATGACCCATATAGATGGAACCTGCTTGTTAAAGG GTGTCCCTTCAGTGGTGACAGCCACAGAACGGTCCTATTGCCTGTTTCCAAGGAGGAGGTGAAGAGTCCCTCTCTTCACAAATGGCTTGTTGTGaaattgttttcctttgtgAAACCTTCAACATTTGAAAACCTG GTATATTTTCACTGTAATGTAGAAATCTGTAAAGGACCAAATTGCACTCAATCCTGCAGCAACG ACAACCGTAAATTGAGAGGAATCTCACCAGAACAATGGCAGAGAAATTTTCCCAGTGTTGTCTCGGGCGGACCTCTTCTttatctgcagtga
- the LOC101157350 gene encoding zona pellucida sperm-binding protein 4 isoform X2: protein MNCLDFILLALNFLSLKCPKCDAWTDSRFDQTALYSSAKDNPVVCYDDLVSVHLSKEQFSNLPLTIYIQDERGGYYQAAAIASHCHYFFGETHTSVILTVAFHGCFVKRQESTTSLTVVIVAPVDGGVPEIVHSMKVVCDIKKTETKFPDMLKEFFCNKNGFSITIPRNATDPPLNLDAIWIPSDPNHNCKPLKRSFDALTYSFPFTDCGTQSKIANGNITYWITIEVKRYPQRGVIIRDTPFRLTVKCSFALTQMTQLGFDVQQSKADYPSVLKNKGVLRTEMRFAKDSSYRSFYSSGDPPTVAELGQLVFVEVFLKHQDEDLVLLLDDCWATPTEDPHDPYRWNLLVKGCPFSGDSHRTVLLPVSKEEVKSPSLHKWLVVKLFSFVKPSTFENLVYFHCNVEICKGPNCTQSCSNDNRKLRGISPEQWQRNFPSVVSGGPLLYLQ from the exons ATGAACTGTTTGGACTTTATTTTGCTGGCCTTGAATTTTCTGTCACTGAAATGTCCAAAGTGTGACGCCTGGACTGATTCAAGATTTGACCAAACAGCTTTATACAGCTCTGCCAAAGATAATCCAGTGGTTTGCTACGATGATCTTGTGTCCGTTCATCTATCAAAAGAGCAGTTTAGTAATCTCCCCTTGACCATTTACATCCAAG ATGAGCGTGGAGGATATTATCAAGCTGCAGCTATTGCCAGTCACTGCCACTACTTCTTTGGAGAAACGCACACCTCTGTCATCCTAACGGTTGCCTTCCATGGTTGTTTTGTGAAAAGACAG GAAAGCACGACCAGTCTCACAGTGGTGATTGTTGCACCTGTGGATGGAGGCGTACCTGAAATCGTTCACTCCATGAAGGTTGTCtgtgacataaaaaagacaG agacAAAGTTTCCAGACATGTTAAAGGAGTTcttctgcaacaaaaatggcttcaGCATTACTATTCCCAGGAATGCAACAGACCCACCTCTGAACCTGGATGCAATATGGATTCCTTCTGACCCAAATCACAATTGTAAACCCCTGAAAAGATCCTTTGATGCCCTCACTTACAGCTTTCCGTTCACTGACTGTGGTACTCAGTCAAAG ATTGCAAATGGAAACATCACGTACTGGATCACCATCGAGGTGAAACGATACCCGCAGAGAGGCGTAATCATTCGAGACACACCGTTTCG ccttaCTGTGAAGTGCAGCTTTGCACTGACTCAAATGACACAACTGGGTTTTGATGTTCAGCAAAGTAAAGCTGATTATCCATCAGTACTGAAGAACAAAGGAGTACTACGCACTGAAATGAGGTTTGCCAAAG ACTCTTCCTATAGATCCTTTTATTCCTCTGGTGACCCTCCAACAGTAGCTGAGCTTGGTCAACTGGTTTTTGTGGAGGTGTTCCTCAAGCACCAAGACGAGGACTTGGTTTTGTTATTGGACGACTGCTGGGCGACACCGACTGAAGACCCACATGACCCATATAGATGGAACCTGCTTGTTAAAGG GTGTCCCTTCAGTGGTGACAGCCACAGAACGGTCCTATTGCCTGTTTCCAAGGAGGAGGTGAAGAGTCCCTCTCTTCACAAATGGCTTGTTGTGaaattgttttcctttgtgAAACCTTCAACATTTGAAAACCTG GTATATTTTCACTGTAATGTAGAAATCTGTAAAGGACCAAATTGCACTCAATCCTGCAGCAACG ACAACCGTAAATTGAGAGGAATCTCACCAGAACAATGGCAGAGAAATTTTCCCAGTGTTGTCTCGGGCGGACCTCTTCTttatctgcagtga
- the LOC101157350 gene encoding uncharacterized protein LOC101157350 isoform X3, producing MNCLDFILLALNFLSLKCPKCDAWTDSRFDQTALYSSAKDNPVVCYDDLVSVHLSKEQFSNLPLTIYIQGTDERGGYYQAAAIASHCHYFFGETHTSVILTVAFHGCFVKRQESTTSLTVVIVAPVDGGVPEIVHSMKVVCDIKKTETKFPDMLKEFFCNKNGFSITIPRNATDPPLNLDAIWIPSDPNHNCKPLKRSFDALTYSFPFTDCGTQSKIANGNITYWITIEVKRYPQRGVIIRDTPFRLTVKCSFALTQMTQLGFDVQQSKADYPSVLKNKGVLRTEMRLFL from the exons ATGAACTGTTTGGACTTTATTTTGCTGGCCTTGAATTTTCTGTCACTGAAATGTCCAAAGTGTGACGCCTGGACTGATTCAAGATTTGACCAAACAGCTTTATACAGCTCTGCCAAAGATAATCCAGTGGTTTGCTACGATGATCTTGTGTCCGTTCATCTATCAAAAGAGCAGTTTAGTAATCTCCCCTTGACCATTTACATCCAAGGTACCG ATGAGCGTGGAGGATATTATCAAGCTGCAGCTATTGCCAGTCACTGCCACTACTTCTTTGGAGAAACGCACACCTCTGTCATCCTAACGGTTGCCTTCCATGGTTGTTTTGTGAAAAGACAG GAAAGCACGACCAGTCTCACAGTGGTGATTGTTGCACCTGTGGATGGAGGCGTACCTGAAATCGTTCACTCCATGAAGGTTGTCtgtgacataaaaaagacaG agacAAAGTTTCCAGACATGTTAAAGGAGTTcttctgcaacaaaaatggcttcaGCATTACTATTCCCAGGAATGCAACAGACCCACCTCTGAACCTGGATGCAATATGGATTCCTTCTGACCCAAATCACAATTGTAAACCCCTGAAAAGATCCTTTGATGCCCTCACTTACAGCTTTCCGTTCACTGACTGTGGTACTCAGTCAAAG ATTGCAAATGGAAACATCACGTACTGGATCACCATCGAGGTGAAACGATACCCGCAGAGAGGCGTAATCATTCGAGACACACCGTTTCG ccttaCTGTGAAGTGCAGCTTTGCACTGACTCAAATGACACAACTGGGTTTTGATGTTCAGCAAAGTAAAGCTGATTATCCATCAGTACTGAAGAACAAAGGAGTACTACGCACTGAAATGAG ACTCTTCCTATAG